The window TtacaatgtaaaaacaaaaatgaaagggaaaaacctgcaacaaacaaaatggtaCGGGTTTAGacgttgttaaagacactggacactattggtaattgtcaaagaccagtcttctcacttttatctcaacatatgcatgaaataacaaacctgtgaaaacttgagctcaattggtcgacgaagttgcgagataataatgaaagaaaaaacactcttgtcacacgaagttgtgtgcgtttagatgcttgattttcgagaccaaAAAATCGAATTctaaaggtctcgaaatcaaattcgtgggaatttctttttttctcgtaaactacgttacttcgagggagccgtttctcacatgtgttatacaaccaacctctcccgattactcgttaccaagtcaggttttatgctagtaagtgtccactgcttttaataatcacaaaaaaaatttaaaaaaagaatgaatTTATTTACAATCAACAAAGGCGAATCAAGGAAACTAACAGTCAGTACACAATGAAAAGCATAATTAAAGCGACTTGGTATACAAcaataatgaataatgaatatttCTGACCCGGAGATTGAAATTGTGTAAATAAATTGTTCCCTGCTCAAACAACTCAGGTCTCGGGAACGGGGAGTTCGGCGTCAACCACATAGCCACACGAAGCGGGGTAGGTAGCCTTCAGTAGCGGGATCCCCCAATCCCCCAGCCAAAACAAAGCATGAAGCTCATCGACCACAACCAACAAGTCCTCCTGCCGGTAGTGTAGCGCCGTCAATTCCCTTGGTGTGGCCGGTCACCATCCCATCCGGATCCCAGAGTCGAGCGAGGGCGTTACAATGACTTTATTCACATTCATTACAATTACACCATTTTGTGACGACTTGCTAAAGTAATAAAAGAACTTTAAGAAGTCAGTCAGCTGAGAACAATCCAGTTGAAAGGAACAGCTAAACTAGAAATGTTCGGCTCGGTCATAATGTGGTGACAGGAATTATTCCTTAACGTGAAAGCATACTCTATGGTGAACCTCTGTGTTGTGTACCATGGCATGCATAATACGAAAGTGTGGAAGGCCACCAGGGCTGGTTGAGTAATAACCAGaagaccatttttatttttaacaggaATCCAAAGCtcctgaaaaaacaaaaaaaaacagcaaccaTGTTGGAATCACCGCGAAAGTGTAAAACACTGTTGTGGCGATATCAGTATTATCATGCACAGAACTTGTGCCATGTACAATCATGACCTTTGCAATAATAATAGTGTGTTATAAGAAGTCATGTGAATCGCAATCGAACAAACTGAAGAACAGCCGCCAGATTACTCTGACTGTTAGTGCTCATAGCTTATAACGCGACTGATAAAAGCAATTTGATAACCCTCAGAAGAGTTTTGAGTTGGACACACACTGGCATTTAATATAttatctgaaacaaaattcacaacCTGGCTTGACATTTTCGTCGATGCGGCCACTAACAAAATTAAAGAGTGCAGtgactgttttttatttaatagtGGGGTTGAGGATATTTGTTTGCGTGCGTTTGTGGGTGTgcgtgtgtttttttaaagccatttactagttagatttgaataatgtgtgTAAAATggtttgatgaaaaaaaaactcccacataattggtaattgctcaaaaataattattggcataaaaaccttacttggtaacgagataatagggagaggttgatggtattaaacattgtgagaaacggctccctctgaagtgacatagttttcgtgaaagaagtaactttccacgaatttgatttcgagacccccggtttagaatttgaggtctcgaaataaaccatctaaatgcacacaacttcgtgtgacaaggttttgttttctttcattattatctcgcaacttcgacgaccaaatgagttcaaatttgcacaggtttgttatgttatgcatgtgtttagatacaccaagtgagcagactggtctttgacaattaccaatagtgtccagtgtctttaaaggttttGTGTGCGTTTGGTAATGACTAACAAATAATGTCAATGCAAACCTCGTgttaagaagtacagcagctctggatagtataatgcatttagagaaacatttcacttcgaagtactgAGACAATGGAAACATCACTTTTTATCCTCAACAATTTGGATAAGAAGCGTCACCGGCAATGCTTCTAAGATTATGTGTAGGCCTATTCCTATTTGGGATTATTCTTCTTGCATGCGTGGACATCATTCACATAGGCCTACTATTCCAATTTTTTGCGACACCTAAAAAAAGAagaccatcttttgaaatgaaatgtttacaggtaaggttagttttattatatACATCTacttttatataggattaaaacattcGAAGGGTTCCAAATAACAAAGgtatattttgcttttaaataaaaaaatactaaccCTGACGTGTAGTCTTCATCAACGCAAACACTGAAAAATGCTTCGCACTTTtggcaaaaaataaatttatcgCAACACACGGTAGTCTTGAAGCTTTGGAATCGGAACTCTAATGTGGCGTCTGGTCTGACTGGGACGCAAAcctgtataaaacaaaaaggaaatgggATGTGCAATCAACCAACATGCCatccaaggacaaaacaaaaatgaaaaataaaaggactccataGGGAAATTCCGGGTGCTCGGGAATTATGGGAAAATCTTAACCagggacaatggaaagaacaaaagatgtctccacataTGGATGCATatttttgagaatgtgtgtaAAAAAGAGGAATTGATTGGtaattaatgaaaataattattagcataaagcctttcttggtgacgagtaaatggggagaggttgatggtataaaacattgtgagaaaaggctccctctgaagtgcgatagttttcgagaaagaagtaattttccacgaatttgatttcgaaacctcagatttagaacttgaggtctcgaaatcaatcatctaaacgcacacaacttcgtgtgacaagggtgtttttctttcattattatctcgcaagttcgattaccgattgagctcaaattttcacaggtttgttattgtatgcatatgttgtgagaaacaccaactgtgagtgtgaaggctagtctttgacaattaccaatagtgtccactgcctttaaaggaacacgttgccttggatcggccgagttggtctttgaaaagcgtttgtaaccgtttgttataaaatgcatatgggtagaaagatgttgtaaaagtagaatacaatgatccacacaaacatgcctcgaaattgcacggttttccttttacctcgtcgtctaacacggtcggccatttatgggagtcaaatttttgactcccataaatggccgaccgtgttagttcccacagtaaaaggaaaaccacgcaatttcgaggcaaacttgtgtggatcattgtattctacttttaaaacatctttccaaccatacgcattttataaaaaacaggtACACAagctttttacagaccaactcgtccgatccaaggcaacgtgttcctttaagtacgGGAACATCGTTTTGGGGACGGTACCTGATCTTTGTGTATATGCATTGCCCCAAAGGTACGACACCGTTGCGATAAGAAGTAGCCTTTATAAATACTTCAGGCTAACCTACATCAAACAGTGAGAGACTAAATCACTGCCAACAAATCGTCGGTGTTATCATTCAGGTCAAAATATTTCATACTTTACTTGATAACTACATACATCACCTGTGTTTTGTATACTTTTAGGGTGACTAATAATAGACAACGAAATCAACGAGACTAAaacaatcttaaaggcactggacgcgttgggtaattgtcaaagactagtattctcacatggtgtatcccaacataattatgcataaattaacaaatctgtgaaaatttgggctcaaagaagttgcaagagattaatggaagaaaaaacatcattgtttcaGAAATTTGCATGCTTTCAGTTTGCGTATAAAAGGTCAGGCCTGAAGTAATTATTACCGATAGGGTCCAAGTAATTTTCCAACCTACTTTTTGTAATGCACGAATTTTCAACAGATATAATCTTTATGAAAGTGGAgaataagttaaaggcagtggacactattggtaattactcaaaataattattagcataaaaccttacttgataacgagtaatggggagaggttgatggtacaaaacattgtgagaaatggctccctctgaagtgccatagttttcgagagagaagtaattttccacgaatttgatttcgaaacctcaggtttagaacttgaggtctcgaaatcaaccatctaaacgcacacaactgcgtgtggcaagggtgttttttctttcattattatctcgcaacttcgagtaccaattgagctcaaattttcacaggtttgttattttatgcatgtgttgagatacattaagtgagaagactggtctttgacaattaccaatagtgtccagggtctttaaaagtCTCCAACCTCACGTTAAAACGGTGTAAAATTCAATTTTATCTGATTCTCCTTCATGACGAAATTTTAAACATGACAACATCAAACATAAAACCCCAAAGTGGGTCTGTACAATAAAAAGAGGAATTTGTTGTTCTGTCATCAGGTTTATTCCAATGCCGATTGGTTGAATATCATCAAAATTGAgaattgaacaaacaaaaatccatacaaaaacagtagacaattatttatttgaaaggtGACGCATTGAACGTTCTGACAACAAAACGCTTGAAGGGTATCAAAGTGTTCAAACACAATGGCATATATTACACCGTTTTAGACTTTTATAATACGAGACTTGTTTCCccaatttttattaaaataatctgtctatttggaaaattatcacaaaactgaattcaTTGATTGAAGCCCCTCTTTTGAAAGCAACGTTGCAATTAAATACAgtgtaaagcgctgtggtacccTGTGTAAGAGCGCTCTGTAAAATGcccgctattattattattattattacatggtttAAACATCCAATTAGAAGAATGCACATTCACAACATCCCAAAAAACACTATGATGCGTGTCCTGTCCACGACGATAAGATTGGTGATTCTGTTCACAGTGTTCACCAGAGTATGGGCTCttgtaagcaagacacttggccATTACTGCTGTGTCCTTCGgaagggacgtaaagccgttggtcccgggtgttgtgtaatgcacacgGACCCAGTTCACTTAACGAAGAGAAGGGGTCCGCCCAGGTGTTCCAAGTAGATTGACAGCATTATTGCGTCACAGCaaatgtgtttactatacaTGGTGCTGTAAATGAATTGGTACCATAGTTCAAAACAATAACTTGCTGGaaaatgttaaagcgcctttaacgtcactgagtgatggatactAAGCGCTATTAAGATGCATTATTATTGTTGATTGAAAAAAATAGGATTTTTCATttccttttatttcatttttttagcaTCATATTTCGTGGCCCACAGCCCAAAATAATTGGATGTGATttacaaacattaaaattaatagcaatatggaaatagtaaaaacattgagaaaattacaagtaggatttaaacacattaaaaaacacacaaatggcTGGATGAGGTAAACAATCAATAcattcagtctcctgacgatgatagagcaagctagtcgaaacgttgagaccaatttaagaactgactccgcggtagttaTACAGTTAAGTACGATAAGctaaaagtagtagtcccagccaattttctataccctacgcacaggtagtagttaaaaagcaggacagttcttttcagaactgggaAGTTTCCCCAACATCCGATAAAGCTACgaccgcagtagtagaataaagaaagacagttctctcaactctacctggtaagtagatacacacatggtgttaccgcaaccaAATAATACAACCAATAAAACTACCTATAAACAacgattttttgtttacaacatgTACTCACCAGCAGTAAACTGACCAAACTCAGAAGCCTCATTTTTATGATACAACTGTCCATCCGGCTTGGTTGCATTTGAAACTCATTATGCCTCTGGTCTACAAATTCCGAAcactttttatcttttttatcAAAGTTCAATTGCCTTCAGTTGACCTATAATGGACACCGAGCATCGATCACGGCCACAAACGGGTTAGTAAAAACCATtaggaaacaaaaatgaaaaaatgaaaaagtcgACCCAAAATACACTGAACACTCGACTGAgtcaaaacttataaataaatGTCTACAAATTTCCACGTTAATTTTGACTCTTGGTTTTGATTAGCCCGTTTTGTAACTTTGCATTATGGTGGGAGTATTATCAGCAGATAATAGGTTCCGCGGTAgcaccggtggttgacaactcaatgtttcgatcactTGAATGCTCTGATCGTTTTTAGGAGGACGCCGGACTGTGTTATTGGAtgctacttctacttctacttcacTACTCGGCAAAGTCCCAAGATGGGATATCACACCAAGATTACGCACGCGTTTGACCGATGAAGCAACTAAGGTAGATTAAGAGTGGATTTGAACTGGGAGAGCGGGGCAGTGACAACAGTGATAAGTTTTTGTCGCCACCCAACATCCAATATTTGTGAAGTAAAAAGCAATTGAATACGGCACTGCATATATAACAGTATGTAAAAAAAACTGATCGAACTTTTATTACTAATCAATGAAATCCGtcatcaattattttttttcgaaaacaaATCTCAACCCGGATTCAAACCTgatggtccttgctctatgagaCCAACGCCATGAGAACCCGGACGAATGATCTGTACACCCACaatttaataatacaaaaatattggaGGGTCTTGCACTTATTAGATTGTGTATTTAGCACGATATTGGCGTTCTGTGCTTCATGTTTTTAGGAGACTTGATAAATTAAGAGGCCGCTTTAGAGGTCACGTATGCCTACTTTATTTCTAGGGCTTCATAATTTGTGAAAACCGACAGCAAATCGGTTTGGGGCAAAGCACATTATGTTCGGAGGTGTTACTTTGTAGTACGCAGGCCTAACTTCAAGACGGCTGACCTTGAAGTTTGTACCTGCCCGCACTTAAAGGAACTCTGAAGTTTATTATCGACCAAAACAAGCAGAGTATGTTCGAAACGTCGGGCGAGgtcaaaccggctcttctcagagccaacactcacaaaagagatttacgtgacatggttgtacccgcaagttgactatttatttattggttcCTTCTATATTTGATTGGTTTTAAGAGGCTGAGAGACCTGAGTATTTCTTTCGtgtttttgaacattttgagtTTGTAGCACCTGTCTGTGCGGATGGTAAGTTTGTTTGGTAAAATCACCCACAGAATAAGAATGTGCACCAGCCTGTAGTTCGTTCGTCTGtagtagcgccctctattgatggTAGTTTTTGTGATTGGTGCAGCTAGTTGCTACCAATAAACAATTGATGGTTTGTGTTTATTCTTAACTGCAGTGAAAATGGACGAAAACAAGAGTAATTCAGACGCCATATTCAGGAATCAAGTGCTTGAAAGTTTCGCAACAGTTACATCCAAGTTGGCCGAGATTGAATTGAATGGAAGGGCTTCTACTGACGAGGTTTGGCATGAACCACGGAATGACAAACGGAaggtgttaattttgtttacataaaatTAGACACAGTTCTGGCGCTATAGCCCTACTcccttttttaaaaaacttgatgggtaaaactaaaatgaataataataattataataatgttgttgttatattaattatttgtgTGGCCCTTGAATGTGTTCACACGTAGCTTCTATTGGCAATTGGATTGCCTCCCTGCAAGTAAATTCCAGCAGTTAAAAACTCTCTGTCTGGATATAAAGTATGACAAAAACGGAACATCCTGACTGATGAGGTTAAGGTTGATGGACCTTCTTTTGTACAGCTTCATTTGTTGGCTGTAGGCCCTGTTGCGAACAGAAGTTGACAAATCGAAAATTCTCAGGGTCCAAACCGAACCCTCAAGACCCCTGAGTATCTATCAGATCTCCTCACAGCCATGTGGTGACAGCCTTCTGTTCTGCTCTTACACGTATAAGTTGTATGCTAGTTCGACACTTAAAGTTAAACTGATAAATACAAATGGAAATGTAAAGCGTTTAGCACTAATTATTGCATGCTGAATCCCAACAATTTCACAAGTATGACACAGTTTCAGTTGGCATAAAAACCCAGCATTTACTTTTTAAAGCACAGCCACTATTAGTTACAATGACTTCCTTTTGAGAAGttgtgtttttcttattttgtagaTTTTTGCCCGGGTGCGATGTAATGTCATCACAGTTGGTGAGATCGACACAGTGAAGCAGCAGTTTGATGCAGAGTTGTTCCTTGGTGTGACATACAAAGAGCCTTTAGTAAAGGGACTCATAAGAGAGGTGAGACACTGAGATAAATGAGAGGTCCaggagccgatttcacaaagcaataaagttcaccgcaagacaaattgtcagttttACCGAAGTAATTGTATTGTTATTTGCTTTTACATGTAAGATCAATCTTAGGCCGTCTTCGAAATGGCGCctacggctagatcagtgtgtctgccagtgttgaacaATAGGCAGACGCCcacgatctagccgtagctgtagccgaagtcgccgttttgtACATGGCCTCAGCTCttggtgaaatcggccccaggcctCAAAACAACCATTGGCACTCACCACGGCAATTTTCATGGTATTGAATtaccatggtgccctttgcttttggtGTGGTGCCAATATAATACAATTGGCCTTTAATAATTGAAGTGCCCTCACCAGATGAAAATTACTGtgctcctttaaagccattggacactttctgaacagaacaaaaattaaaagttcacagatttacaaatacgttacagggtttacagaaggtaatggtgaaagacttcccttgaaatattattccatgaaatgctttactgtttgagaaaacattgaaacaattattaattctcgatatatcgagaataacgggtttattttgaacacatgtcatgacacagcgaaatgtgcggaaacaagggtgggttttcccgttattttctcccgactcggatgaccaattgagcctaaattttcacaggtttgttattttataagttgTTAAActtgaagtgtgggcctttggacaatactgttaaccgctGTAGTGCGATGGCTTCAATCAAACAAATTCAAGGCCTGGATGTCTAGAGTTTCCAGAAGAAAAGTTTGGCAGTGATCAAGGTTGAAAGGGGCATGGGAGAGAAGTTGTAGGATATATAGATTCATAAAATGGTAAAATACCACTAACaaatatatgttttaaaagaggATTCTCCGTTGATGTCTTCAAAGCTCCAACCGgtgcccattttcataaagcctgtaagcacaaaaacttgcttagcacaaaacagATGTTTGCTTTGCGAAAATagtttaccagccagaataccattCAGTTatcattgctgcgactggtaccctgGTCACTTATTGCTTTATAgtcaagaaatttgctaagcagaattatAAAATTGAGCCTTGTTTGGAAAAGTTTTAAAGGATAAATCTTCATGTCTTTGAGATTTCAATGCTTGACTAAATGTTTCAGGATGTTGACTGGGATAAAATGTGGTCCCCGAGAATCGTCTTCACCAATGCGGAAGAAATCAAGAAAATGGAGTGTAAGCACAGAATAAAACCAGCCGATGATGAACACGGGGAACCAGACGTCTATTTTACGTATCGGCTGAGAGCCACATTCAAGACGTCCATGTACCTCAAGACATTCCCTGTGGACTTTCAGGTACGTGTAGTTCCTGCCACACCTCTACTAAAACTCTTTGCATTTAACGCACAGCCTACTCACACGAAAAGCAacctaaccattattgcttcgttcTTCGTGTGTTGTGTTATGTACCGGTACataaacccagtgcacttatcttaaagagaagggattcaccccggtgttcctggtttgattggctgcatattgcgacTCAGCACctggctgggcccaatttcaaagagctgctaagcacaaaatttgcttagcatgaaatttcttccctgataaaaacaggattaccaaccaagtttccatttgttgcatattgcttgttactagtattcagctgttgtttgcttatcctgaaaatcacgtggaaatttggtttgtaatcctgcttttatcaagtaagaaatttcatgctaacaaatttttgtgcttagcaggtctatgaaattgggccctggtaaaccattacatggtactagtatataaatacatgtaggtcttgtACTTCAACTTGTTGCTCGAAATACATTGTACGAACTTTGAGACGCCCATTGGGAGTagataaagcgctatatgaGAACTGCATATTATAATCATTTCCGCCATTTTGGAGTCAAAATTGTTCACCAACATCCCATTAGATTTTATGGAAATGGTGGACGCGCATTGTTTGGAAGCTGTGCACATTGTGTAAGGGGGTCTATAGAAATCAATAGACTCCCTTGCATTAGCACAAAACGCTACCAGTTACGCTGAGGTCACGCGTACAGATTTTATAAGCTACGTTAGTCCTcagctgttttaaaaaaagtttaccaCCAGACAGCCACTGCTAACTACACTGtgttaaattattataaatacagTTAGTGTAATAAATCAAGCAAATTTGTGTATTATTAAAATAGCTGTTTTGTTTGACCTTGAAAATTCCAGAAATTATCAATCAAGCTAATGTCTGACTGGCCAGAGACTGATGTGGAGTTTGTCAAGGATACCAACATTAAAGACTCCATTAGAATGGACACATTCTCAGGTAAATTTCTATTTTCTTATTCACAcaggcctgtttgcttcgtCTTTAGAAGGGCAATGCACCAATGCATTATCTCCTTAGCAAAGGAGATAACAtaaagaaactgtaaatttaatttgagcattttaatggcaccaatgaccagggagcatggaggcaatcgtctaCACTGTAAGGCCATGTCCGAGCAGCGactttggctacggctagatcgcgtctgctgcctattcttcaacactggcacacgcgctgatctagccaaTGCTGTAGTCGAAGTTGCCAATTCGGACTTGGCCTGCTTCTCATCTTACTCTTTAACGAACAGGAAGCCATGAGTGGGAGCTTATCCCAGCGGTGAGTGCTGCACCAATCAAAGGGAATCGAGAGGAATCCTCGTCCCATAGAGTGTATCCAGTCTATCATATCTCCATGTACGCCAAGAGGAAGGGACTCTACTACTTCTGGAATCTGACTTTGGTTTTGGTGAGAAAGTTTTATGATCTGcttaaagtgattttttttataaatttatttattttgttatttgaaaatatgacaaaaaaacaaagaaacactacttaaaggcagtggacactattggtaatttctcaaaataattatcagcataaaacctcacttggtaacgagttatggggagaggttgatagtataaaacattgtgagaaacgactccctctgatgtgacgtagttttcgagaaagaagtaatttttcacaaatttgattttgagacctcaagtttagaatttgaggtctcgaaatcaagcatctgaaagcacacaacttcgtgtgacatagttatctcggaacttcggcaaccaatcgagcttaacttttcacaggtttgttattttatgcatatgttgagatacaccaagtgtaaattttaactttttattttttgtatgccagtcgccagacacaaggcctgaaggtcacttcaaggtgttggctacaattttctttttttcccggaggcggttgccacctactcctaaagctgaaacagggttaccccttttacagtccatacggatgtaggtttgggtatcatcagtccgaagccttgccgatagagcagaaagcactacctccccaattttcgaagcaagtgtcacgaccgggattcgaacccacactctgctgatcaaacaccagagcttgaatccggtgctctttacTGCACGGCAATGACACGCCGGTTGCTGATAATATCCTTGTCGTTTGCATCCTTTGCTGTGGCTGCCGACCTAGGTCATTGTAAAGTTACTGTTggtcacacaaaacatgaacactgtctgcagCTATTGTTTCAGCTCTTAGTTAATACACCATTTGTGCTTTATAGATGTAAAAAGAAAGCCGCTTAGATGAAGTGCCTCACAGCCCTTCCGTGGCAAAACAGTCTAACTCGTATTACAACATTATTTGAGAAAAGCATGTTCAGAGATAAGCTGTTATGCCATAAAAAAGGAACGAAAGTGTAACGAAATGTTTAGATAGAACATGTTGTATTCTCATACATACAAAGTAaacctttgaaactttgaaatgtgAAAAGCACTAAATTGtcttatattaaaacaaatatgtttTAGTTTGGCTGTTCTGCACTAGTCATTGAGAGTAAAGTATTTCCATCTTTCTTCTCCAGATGCTGATTATATCCTTGTCGTTTGCATCCTTTGCTGTGGCTGCCGACCAGCCTGAAGATCGGCTGAGTGTGACACTCACATTACTACTGACTGCTGTAGCCTTCAAATATGTCGCTGCACAGTCCCTTCCACCAATCTCATACCTCACACTTCTT of the Asterias rubens chromosome 3, eAstRub1.3, whole genome shotgun sequence genome contains:
- the LOC117288467 gene encoding uncharacterized protein LOC117288467; the protein is MDENKSNSDAIFRNQVLESFATVTSKLAEIELNGRASTDEVWHEPRNDKRKIFARVRCNVITVGEIDTVKQQFDAELFLGVTYKEPLVKGLIREDVDWDKMWSPRIVFTNAEEIKKMECKHRIKPADDEHGEPDVYFTYRLRATFKTSMYLKTFPVDFQKLSIKLMSDWPETDVEFVKDTNIKDSIRMDTFSGSHEWELIPAVSAAPIKGNREESSSHRVYPVYHISMYAKRKGLYYFWNLTLVLMLIISLSFASFAVAADQPEDRLSVTLTLLLTAVAFKYVAAQSLPPISYLTLLDKYVIFCLVFQCIAVCQNAVASVFTTPESIMLFDTISACVMVGVLILGHLITVIYLYIANRKTHSIIQNAIKEYKELNVKIDKMRQVRKEAERKKQEVKTVPADDVHKKTKRGKRLKRNKVDATDKKELLGEGSEPSQYSGEQ